One Bacillota bacterium genomic region harbors:
- a CDS encoding DUF2953 domain-containing protein: MFETSAFWGLLRYRIAQPAIKPDVEGGASGIRFEVTTGEDPERHILFEGFNDLFRLFLYISRRLGRYKQPVLYLLRRAKITRFAWHTSLGTGDPGTTGIACGTLWMAIDILLGRFSPILKTSADVSVNPSFFVPLFGTSLQVNASVDLRHLFGAGVSFFLSLRR, encoded by the coding sequence ATGTTCGAGACATCCGCTTTCTGGGGTCTGTTAAGGTACCGGATCGCTCAACCGGCCATTAAACCGGACGTCGAAGGGGGCGCTTCAGGTATACGATTTGAGGTTACCACCGGAGAGGACCCTGAGAGGCATATATTATTTGAAGGATTTAATGACTTATTTCGCCTGTTTCTATATATATCGCGGCGGCTGGGACGTTACAAACAACCCGTTTTGTATTTACTGCGCCGTGCGAAGATCACGCGTTTCGCGTGGCATACCTCTTTAGGTACCGGCGATCCCGGTACGACGGGTATCGCCTGCGGCACGCTGTGGATGGCGATAGATATACTGCTCGGCCGTTTTTCCCCCATCCTTAAAACCTCCGCCGACGTCAGCGTGAACCCGTCCTTTTTCGTTCCACTGTTCGGCACCTCTTTGCAGGTAAACGCTTCCGTAGATTTGAGGCACCTTTTCGGCGCAGGTGTTTCTTTCTTTTTGTCCCTCCGGCGATAA
- a CDS encoding Mth938-like domain-containing protein, with protein sequence MKISGYVFGEIVIGGKRYTEDVVIFPERVMSWWRQKGHVVETADLSEVARAKPEVVILGTGAYGAVRVLPEVEKYFKSQNMRLIVLQTGEACARYNELYEQNFVVAALHLTC encoded by the coding sequence GTGAAGATAAGCGGCTATGTTTTCGGCGAGATAGTGATCGGCGGGAAGAGGTACACCGAGGATGTCGTTATTTTTCCGGAGAGGGTTATGTCATGGTGGCGTCAGAAGGGCCACGTGGTCGAAACGGCGGATCTCAGCGAGGTGGCGCGGGCGAAACCCGAGGTGGTGATTTTGGGGACGGGCGCCTACGGGGCGGTTCGCGTTCTTCCGGAGGTGGAAAAGTATTTTAAATCGCAGAACATGCGGTTGATCGTCCTGCAGACCGGGGAAGCCTGCGCCAGATACAACGAGCTGTATGAACAGAATTTTGTCGTTGCGGCGCTGCACCTCACCTGTTGA